The Pseudarthrobacter defluvii DNA window CCTCCAGCACCAGGGTCCGGGCGTCCTGTGCCGCTGCTTTCCGGCGTTTCCTGCCCCGGGCCGGCACCGCGTACCCGAAGGACACGCCTTGCAGCTGCAGGGCGGGCGGCCCCGGTTCTACCGCCGCAGCCTGCGGAGGTGGCGGCGTCCCAAGTGGCGGCGTCCCAGCCGGCAGGGAACCAGGGCGGCGGATGGCCGGCGGCAGCGATCCCGTGTCCAGGCCGGCAGGTGGCCCGCTTGCGGTGGCCGTACCGTCCGACAGCACCACCCAGGTGTCCGCCTCCTGCAGCAGCGGATCCACCGTCTGGCTGAGGATCACGACGGCGGTGCCGCGCTTCAGGAGGTCACGTACCAGGGCCGCAAGCTCCTTGATCCCTGCCGCGTCCAGGGAGGCGAAGGGCTCATCCATGACCAGTACCGGGGGCCCGGCGATGATCGCGCAGCCAATGGCCAGGCGGCGTTGCTGGCCGCCAGAGAGCCGTGCCGGGTCCTGGTCCAGCAGGCTGGCGAGTCCCAGCAGGCCAGCGGTGCGCTCCACGGCCGCCACCATGTTGCCGCGCTCCACCCCGGCGTTTTCCAAGCCAAACGCCAGCTCCTCCGCCACCGTTGCCCGGACGGTGGACAGGACGGTGGCGGGGTCCTGCGGGACGAAGCCCACCTGGCGGCCCCACCCGGCCGGGTTGATCCGCGGGTCCCCCTGGCCGCCGTCGAACTCCAGCCGCGTGCCGTCCAACTCAAGGAAGCCCGACAGGGTTCCGTAGCCGCCCGGCGGCAGCCAGCCTGCCAGGAGGCGGCCCAGGGTGGACTTGCCGCTCCCGGAAGCGCCGAGGACGGCCGTGAAGGAGCCCGGCGGAAAGGAAACTGCAAGGTCATGCAGGGCCGGGGCGTGCCCGTCGTGGAAGGTGAAGCGCCGGATCCCGGCTGCGAGCACAGGCGCAGTTCCATTACCGGCATCACTGTCATTGCCTGCATTGCCTGCATTGCAAGCATTACAGGCATTGCTGGCATTGCCTGCATTGCCTGCATTGCAAGCATTACTGGCATTGCTGGCATTGCCTGCATTGCTGTCATTACCTGCATCACTGTCATTGCCTGCATTGCTGTTACTGCCAGGTTTCAAGGGGCCGCCCGTGACCATGTGCTCAGCCACCCGCGCCTGCCTGCACCAGGCGGAGAACCACCGCTGCCAGGGCCGCCAGCACCAGGACTGCACGCGCCGTCCGTTGCGGGCCGGAATCAGGAACCTCCCGGTAGCTGGTCCGCGGACCGGCATTGCTCAGTCCCCGGGCTTCCAAGGCGGCCGCCCTGGTGCCGGCGTCCTCGATAAGGGACAGGACAAGGGGAACGGCCTGCACCCGGAACGCCGCGATCCTGGATGCCAGGCCGGGGGAGACCACCAGCCCGCGGGATTCCTGGGCCTGCCGGATCCGGTGTGCGCGCGCCGCGATGGCAGGCAGCAGGGTCAGCGTGGAGGCCAGCACGAAAGCGAACCGGCCCTGCACGCCGCGGGCGGATAACGCCGCAACGAGGTCAGGAACACTGACGCTGAAGGAGAACAGCAGCAGGGCCATGACAACGGCGGCCAGCAGCAGGATCCGCTGCCCCGCGAAGCCCAGGCCTTCTGCTGTGACCCGGGCAGGTCCCCACTCTGCCAGGACGGTCCGACCCTCCGGAAAGAACAGTCCGTGCAGCACCAGCAGTGACAGTCCCAGCGGGACCAGGACTGCTGCGGCGGCCGGCAGCACCCGGCGGCCCGTGCCGCCTGCCAGCGACAGGCAAAGGCACGCGGCAACCACGGCCACGGACAGCTGCCAGCTTGCGGCCGCCGTCGTGATGGCCGCCGTGCTGCCGGCAGCCGCAAGCCAGGTCAGGGGATTAAGCCGGCCCCGCCTGGTTTGGGCCGTCCTGCCGGCCCGGAATGCTGTCACGGGGTCCGGTCAGTCCTTCGGGGCTGACCCATGCGATGTGTGGCCTGCCGCGGGTGCGGTCCCGTTGGCCTGATCCCGCACGGCAGCTTCCGCCTGCATCTTCGCCGCCGGACCGCTGCCGGCCGCGACAGTAGCCTGCCCGGCGTTTGCTTCCGGGGTGTTGCCGGCCAGCACCCGGTGGCGCCGGATGAAGGGGAACTGCTGGCGTGCCCGGCGGGGCAGCGCATAGACCAGGACGGCCACGATCGTGAACACGATCGCCTTATCCATGGGATCCGAGATCAATGCCTGCTTGGTGATGGCGGCCAGGAGGGTATCGCCCATGGCCCGGAACGCGCTCACGATCGCGCCCGTGGCAACGCCGGAGGTCCCGCCGAAGACGAAGGCCGCCACTGGCGCGGACACCACGCCCGCGATGATGCCGGTGACGAAGCCGGCGACCGGAGCCAGGTAGAAACGGCGGAAGAGGCCGTAGCGGGCTGCCAGTCCTGCCAGGCATCCGATGAGGGCGGCGCCGGCGGCGAACGGCAGCACCGTGGGGTTGAAGAAGGACCAGACGATGCTGCTGAGGGCCCCGGTGGCTGCACCGGCTGCCGGACCGGCGAGGACGGCGATCAGCACGGTACCGATGGCGTCCAGGTAGAAGGGCACCAGCGTGCTGCCGACGAACTGGCCCAGCACGATGTTCAGGACCAGTGCCACCGGAATCAGCACAAGGGTGGACGCCGGCAAGGTGGGCAGGACGGCGGCGATCAGCAGGACCGCCCCGGCCAGGAAGCCGGTGAGGGCGATGAGGGCCGACGCGCTGCCCGGGCCTCCGGTGATGTCTGCCGGCTGGTTGAGCACCAGGTAGAGGTAGGTGGCGGCGATGGCCAGGGCGCCGAGGATTTCCAGCAACCGGCGCCGGACCGGGCGGCGTTCCTGTGGCGGAAGCGTCAAAGAGGGCGATGACATGGGGAATGTTCCTTTGGGTGCAGGCAGTGTCCCGGCAGTACCGGGCGGGAAGATGGCTGCCTATGTCACCTCGGCAGCAGCCGGCGGCGACTGCGCCGGGCCGGTCCGGAGCCTATTCTACCGGCCATTCTCGGGGCAGCGTCCTACACAGGATCAGCCGTGAGCCGGCTCCGCAATTTATCCCGCCCGGACTATCCCACTAGGGTTTTCCCATGCGGCGCGCCAGCTTCCCGACGGCGGACACCAGCTCGCCAAAGGCCTGTTCCGGGTTGTTGGCGGACACGATCCGGGCGTTGGGGGGTGCGCCCCAGAGCCCGCGGAAGTCGGCCACGGTGGTTCCCGCCAGGAGCGGTGAGTCGGTTTCGACGTCGACAGTGGCGGGGCGGGCCGTGTACTCGAGCGTGCCGGCGGCGACACCGGCGGCGAAAAAGTCATGGACGTGGGCCAGGTACCCCTGGTCGTAGTGCCGGTGGAACTCGAAATAGAAGCGGAGGGCGTCCGAGAGGTGCCTGACCAGCATGTTGTCAGAGGTGCTGGGCAGCCCCTCGGAATCCTCGGGGAGCACCAGCGTCCGGGACGGAAGCGCCGGCCGCCTCTGCCAGTGCCCTGACGTGGGCGGGGTGCAGCTCCATGCGTTCTGTGGTGTCCAGGGAGCAGACGACGGGCAGTTTTTCCAGCGGCCGGCCCCGGTACGCCGCATAGACCTCCTTGGCGGCGTGCGGGTCCACATGGGTGTTCCACTCGGCCGTGGGCGTGGTGTTGCCCTGGTGATAGAAGGCACCGCCCATAATCACCACCTTGGCCAGGAGGTCGGGAAGTTCCGGTTCCTGCCGCAATGCCAGGGCGAAATTGGTGAGCGGGGCAGTTATGAGTGCGGTGAGCTCGCCCGGCCTGGCCCTGGCATGTTCGATCCAGAGGTCCACCGCGTTCCGGGGGCTGAGCTGCCCTGACGGTGCAGGCAGCACCGCGTAGCCGATGCCCTGGGGGCCGTGGGTCTCCGGGGTGGTGAGCAGCGGGATGGACAGCGGCTTCCGGGCACCCACCGCCACCTGCACCCCTGGCCGGCCGCACAGCTCCAGCAGCGCCAGGGTGTTGCGGGCCACCTGGTCGGCGTCGACGTTGCCCGGCGTCGCCGTGACTGCCACGAACTCGGTGTCCGGGAGCGCGGCAAGGTAGGCAAGCGCCAGGGCATCGTCGATGCCGGTATCAACGTCCAGCAGGTAGGCGGGCACGGCGGCCTAGAAGAGTGCCACCTTGGGCACCGCGGGGAAGATATCGTCCAGGACGGCAAGGTCCTCCGCGGTTGGAACCCAGTCGGCCGCCTCCGCATTCTGCCTGACCTGCTCCGGCCTGGTGGCGCCGGCGATGACGCTGGCCACCGAGGGC harbors:
- a CDS encoding ABC transporter ATP-binding protein; protein product: MLAAGIRRFTFHDGHAPALHDLAVSFPPGSFTAVLGASGSGKSTLGRLLAGWLPPGGYGTLSGFLELDGTRLEFDGGQGDPRINPAGWGRQVGFVPQDPATVLSTVRATVAEELAFGLENAGVERGNMVAAVERTAGLLGLASLLDQDPARLSGGQQRRLAIGCAIIAGPPVLVMDEPFASLDAAGIKELAALVRDLLKRGTAVVILSQTVDPLLQEADTWVVLSDGTATASGPPAGLDTGSLPPAIRRPGSLPAGTPPLGTPPPPQAAAVEPGPPALQLQGVSFGYAVPARGRKRRKAAAQDARTLVLEDINLAVQPGEIVAVTGPNGAGKSTFLRHLNGLLRPTSGSVAVRGTDIAGAPVGTTAASVGLLFQQPRDQLFERTVLREVGFGLDRLVGPATAKERAAAALAAVGLAGAADDHPAELPASAQRLLALATVLARRPVVLALDEPTVALDGDGLALLDAAVRSAAAEGAAVVLVTHDLGYARSAAHRILALDGGRLVPA
- a CDS encoding energy-coupling factor transporter transmembrane component T → MTAFRAGRTAQTRRGRLNPLTWLAAAGSTAAITTAAASWQLSVAVVAACLCLSLAGGTGRRVLPAAAAVLVPLGLSLLVLHGLFFPEGRTVLAEWGPARVTAEGLGFAGQRILLLAAVVMALLLFSFSVSVPDLVAALSARGVQGRFAFVLASTLTLLPAIAARAHRIRQAQESRGLVVSPGLASRIAAFRVQAVPLVLSLIEDAGTRAAALEARGLSNAGPRTSYREVPDSGPQRTARAVLVLAALAAVVLRLVQAGAGG